The following proteins are co-located in the Numida meleagris isolate 19003 breed g44 Domestic line chromosome 8, NumMel1.0, whole genome shotgun sequence genome:
- the HMGB3 gene encoding high mobility group protein B3: MAKGDPKKPKGKMSAYAFFVQTCREEHKKKNPEVPVNFAEFSKKCSERWKTMSSKEKAKFDEMAKADKVRYDREMKDYGPAKGGKKKKDPNAPKRPPSGFFLFCSEFRPKIKSTNPGISIGDVAKKLGEMWNNLSDGEKQPYNNKAAKLKEKYEKDVADYKSKGKFDGAKGAATKAARKKVEEEDEEEEEDEEEEDEDDDDE, translated from the exons ATGGCTAAAGGTGACCCGAAGAAGCCTAAGGGCAAGATGTCTGCCTATGCCTTCTTTGTGCAGACGTGCCGCGAGGAGCACAAGAAGAAGAACCCAGAGGTTCCCGTCAACTTTGCAGAGTTCTCTAAGAAGTGCTCGGAGAGGTGGAAG ACCATGTCAAGCAAGGAGAAGGCTAAATTTGATGAAATGGCAAAGGCCGATAAGGTACGATACGATAGAGAAATGAAGGACTACGGCCCAGCTAAGGGTGGCAAGAAGAAGAAGGATCCCAACGCCCCAAAGCGACCACC GTCTGGCTTCTTCCTGTTCTGCTCAGAGTTCCGCCCCAAGATCAAGTCCACAAACCCTGGCATATCCATCGGGGACGTAGCGAAGAAGCTTGGCGAAATGTGGAACAACCTCAGCGATGGTGAAAAGCAGCCTTATAACAATAAGGCCGCTAAGCTGAAGGAGAAGTACGAGAAG GATGTTGCAGACTACAAGTCTAAAGGAAAGTTTGATGGCGCAAAGGGAGCGGCAACCAAAGCTGCTCGGAAAAAGGTAGAGGAAGAAGacgaagaggaggaggaggatgaagaagaggaggatgaagatgatgatgacGAATAA